A genomic region of Trifolium pratense cultivar HEN17-A07 linkage group LG3, ARS_RC_1.1, whole genome shotgun sequence contains the following coding sequences:
- the LOC123912816 gene encoding putative FBD-associated F-box protein At5g22720, which translates to MSDSKEESLMILENMKKKRHCDHQNEDRLTDLPDGVLLHILSFLKTKHVVQTCVLSKRWKNLWKRISTLMLHSTNFSTVKRFATFVSKVLNFRDTSTALNALDLYRHGDIEPHLLKKILNYVSSHNTHIQKLGISVNGDSGIIMSCVSSCHALTSLKLSLYPRGSNGNHTPILFPKSLNLPSLTSLNLTNFAFCGAKSNCVEPFFTFTKLNSLVIRSCKVKDAQILSISSETLVNLAIEYPLEKMNLAIQTDYSSNFAEIKLSTPNLYTFSFTGDLIQKICRSGLSSVKQVNIDDSRQDDASVEHGLVIFNWLLDFANVESMTVTSTTLQILSLVPDLLEVKLPSLCNLKSLEVELTPLDEGYLSQTIKDAMLKKAAAKSDEEFFKLIKAFNARIELPPIPDGIVDFLRQNSPSAQVTYTTEFPHRFHLMEVEESDSAASPNLYG; encoded by the exons ATGTCTGATTCTAAAGAAGAAAGCTTGATGATTCtggaaaatatgaagaaaaaaaggcATTGTGATCATCAAAATGAAGACAGGCTCACTGACTTACCCGACGGTGTTTTGCTTCACATTTTGTCATTTTTGAAAACCAAACACGTCGTTCAAACTTGCGTTTTGTCTAAGAGATGGAAAAATTTGTGGAAACGTATTTCGACTCTTATGTTGCATTCCACTAATTTTTCCACTGTGAAGCGTTTTGCCACATTTGTGTCTAAGGTTTTGAATTTTCGTGATACCTCAACTGCACTGAACGCTCTTGATCTTTACCGTCATGGTGATATTGAGCCTCATCTACTTAAAAAGATTTTAAACTATGTTTCCTCCCATAATACTCACATCCAGAAATTAGGAATCTCTGTCAATGGTGATAGTGGTATCATTATGAGTTGTGTTTCTTCATGTCATGCTCTTACATCTCTTAAGCTTTCACTTTACCCTAGAGGTAGTAATGGTAATCATACACCAATATTATTTccaaaatctttgaatttgccTTCATTGACCAGCTTAAATCTAACAAATTTCGCCTTTTGCGGTGCTAAAAGCAATTGTGTTGAGCCCTTTTTCACCTTTACTAAGTTGAATAGTTTGGTCATACGTAGTTGTAAGGTAAAGGATGCTCAAATCCTCAGCATATCAAGTGAGACACTTGTCAATTTAGCTATTGAATATCCTTTGGAAAAAATGAATTTAGCTATACAAACTGATTATTCTTCCAACTTTGCCGAAATCAAGTTATCTACTCCAAATCTTTATACCTTCAGTTTTACCGGTGACCTTATTCAGAAAATATGTCGGAGCGGACTTTCTTCTGTTAAACAAGTAAATATTGATGATTCACGACAAGATGATGCTTCGGTGGAGCATGGTTTGGTTATATTCAACTGGCTGCTTGACTTTGCCAATGTTGAATCAATGACAGTGACTTCAACTACTCTTCAG ATTCTCTCCTTAGTTCCTGATTTATTAGAGGTTAAGCTCCCTTCTTTATGTAACTTGAAGTCATTGGAAGTAGAATTGACACCACTTGATGAGGGATATTTATCCCAAACAATCAAAGATGCCATGTTAAAGAAAGCTGCTGCCAAGTCTGATGAAGAATTTTTTAAGTTAATAAAGGCATTTAACGCACGTATAGAGCTACCTCCCATACCTGATGGAATAGTTGACTTCTTGCGACAAAACTCGCCGTCGGCACAAGTTACCTACACAACAGAATTCCCACATCGTTTTCATCTTATGGAG GTTGAAGAATCTGACTCTGCTGCATCTCCCAATCTTTATGGTTGA